From one Malus sylvestris chromosome 1, drMalSylv7.2, whole genome shotgun sequence genomic stretch:
- the LOC126594206 gene encoding zinc finger protein ZAT9-like codes for MEKHRICKICNKRFSNGKAMGGHMRSHLAKLPLPPKPQSPPQQQQHHQLSNSPESSSLPFSTSNRGMHSSLDSALVHDDSDSESHPRNPTRRRSKRRRKVIGKSSPLPFEAEQVSSVSDTFSTEDVARCLIMLSMDKWEKEKVKNGVDESVEKEEEDESDNGGRSDFRIKDRVRSREKYKCETCDKVFRSYQALGGHRASHKKTIKTQVFDDYEEEEDEDFEEDDGQDGNLAVVENHRTFECSVCFRRFDSGQALGGHKKVHYYNNLTNNAPARNVNLSSSSTNFVDNLVIDLNLPAPEEEEEEDEEVSQVEFSTVSD; via the coding sequence ATGGAGAAGCACAGAATCTGCAAGATCTGCAACAAACGGTTCTCCAATGGAAAAGCGATGGGGGGTCACATGAGGTCCCACCTCGCCAAGCTTCCTCTCCCTCCGAAGCCGCAGTCGCCgccgcagcagcagcagcatcacCAACTCAGTAACTCGCCGGAGTCGTCGTCTCTTCCATTTTCGACCTCGAACAGGGGCATGCATTCTTCTCTGGATTCAGCCTTGGTGCACGACGACAGCGACAGCGAGTCCCACCCGAGAAACCCAACTCGGAGAAGATCCAAGCGGCGCCGCAAAGTGATTGGCAAATCTTCGCCGCTGCCGTTCGAGGCAGAACAGGTGAGTTCTGTTTCCGATACTTTTTCAACTGAAGATGTTGCCAGGTGTCTCATCATGCTATCGATGGATAAATGGgaaaaagagaaagtaaaaaacGGGGTGGATGAGTCcgtggagaaggaggaggaagatgaATCCGACAACGGCGGCCGTTCAGATTTTCGGATCAAGGATCGGGTCCGGAGTCGGGAAAAGTACAAGTGCGAGACTTGTGACAAAGTGTTCCGATCTTATCAAGCGCTCGGAGGGCACAGAGCGAGTCACAAGAAAACCATCAAAACCCAAGTGTTTGATGACTacgaagaggaagaagatgaagattttgaggaagatgatgGGCAGGATGGTAACTTGGCGGTGGTGGAGAATCACAGGACATTTGAGTGCTCTGTTTGTTTCAGACGGTTTGATTCCGGCCAAGCACTCGGTGGGCATAAAAAAGTACACTACTACAATAATTTGACCAACAATGCCCCTGCTAGGAATGTTAATTTGTCATCATCTTCTACTAATTTTGTGGACAATTTGGTCATTGACCTCAATCTCCCTGCAccagaggaggaggaagaagaagatgaagaggttAGCCAGGTTGAATTCTCAACAGTTTCCGATTAA
- the LOC126623048 gene encoding F-box protein At5g51380-like, with protein sequence MGYRATAEDDPEAMSLQAVKVNSKTGPLPSSKRRTATWADIWLKRNTTPLKNLIFAMQLASPKSKPAHETLIPHCENIDRTSVLSDEILLKILAKLPESRRKPSSVVCKRWLNLHGCLVRSIKVLDWNFLQSGRLISRFPNLNQVELLAGSLIPDQNSEILLSCGMFPVHTGFGFSPNQRVLESSLLPAEVVDRGLDGLASGCPNLRKLVVIGASELGLLSVAEECPTLQELELHKCSDNVLRGIAACENLQVLKLVANVEGLYSSVVSDIGLTILAQGCTRLVKLELWGCEGSFDGIKAIGQCCQMLEELTFCDHRMDGGWLAALSYCENLKTLRFQSCKRIETVPGPDEYLDACPALERLHLEKCQLRDKKSVGALFMVCGAAREIVLQDCWGLENDMFMLANTCRRVKFLSLEGCSVLTTEGLESVILPWTELECLRVVSCKNLKDKEISPALVNLFSTLKELQWRPETKSLLPSSIIGTIIGKKGSRFFRKSRRHEI encoded by the exons ATGGGATACAGAGCAACAGCGGAAGACGACCCTGAAGCGATGTCGTTACAGGCAGTGAAAGTGAACTCAAAGACCGGCCCTTTACCGTCGTCGAAGCGGCGGACGGCGACCTGGGCAGACATCTGGCTCAAGAGGAACACCACCCCTCTCAAGAACCTGATATTCGCTATGCAGCTGGCTTCCCCCAAATCGAAACCCGCCCACGAGACCCTTATCCCCCATTGCGAAAACATTGATCGGACTTCCGTGTTATCCGACGAAATCCTCCTCAAGATTCTCGCCAAGCTGCCGGAGTCGCGGCGGAAGCCTAGCTCCGTCGTCTGCAAGCGGTGGCTCAACCTCCACGGCTGCCTTGTACGGTCAATCAAGGTCTTGGACTGGAACTTTCTCCAATCTGGTCGGTTAATTTCTCGGTTTCCCAATCTGAATCAGGTGGAGCTGCTAGCTGGGTCGTTGATTCCGGACCAAAATTCTGAAATTTTGTTGAGTTGTGGGATGTTTCCGGTGCATACCGGTTTCGGGTTTTCGCCGAATCAGCGAGTTCTGGAATCGAGTTTGCTTCCAGCTGAAGTTGTTGATAGAGGGCTTGACGGGTTGGCGAGCGGGTGCCCCAACTTGCGGAAGCTTGTGGTGATTGGCGCTAGCGAATTGGGGCTGCTGAGTGTAGCAGAGGAGTGCCCCACATTGCAAGAACTGGAATTGCACAAGTGCAGCGACAATGTGCTGCGTGGGATTGCGGCGTGTGAGAATTTGCAGGTGTTGAAGCTGGTTGCAAATGTAGAGGGACTTTACAGTTCAGTGGTTTCAGATATCGGATTGACGATTTTAGCTCAAGGGTGTACTAGATTGGTAAAGCTGGAGCTTTGGGGATGTGAGGGAAGCTTTGATGGGATTAAGGCAATTGGGCAGTGTTGCCAAATGTTGGAGGAGCTGACTTTCTGCGATCATAGGATGGATGGTGGCTGGCTGGCGGCCCTTTCGTACTGCGAAAATTTGAAGACTTTGAGGTTTCAGTCGTGTAAGAGGATTGAAACTGTTCCGGGGCCGGACGAGTATTTGGATGCTTGTCCGGCTCTGGAAAGGTTGCATTTGGAGAAATGTCAGCTGAGGGACAAGAAGAGTGTGGGAGCTTTGTTTATGGTGTGTGGAGCCGCCAGGGAGATTGTTTTACAGGACTGTTGGGGATTGGAGAATGATATGTTCATGCTAGCAAACACTTGCAG GAGAGTGAAGTTCCTATCACTAGAAGGATGCTCGGTGCTAACAACAGAGGGTCTGGAGTCTGTAATTCTTCCCTGGACGGAGCTCGAATGTCTTCGAGTAGTGTCGTGCAAGAACTTAAAGGACAAGGAGATATCTCCTGCACTCGTAAACTTATTTTCTACTCTCAAAGAGCTGCAATGGAGACCGGAAACCAAATCTCTTCTCCCGTCAAGCATTATCGGAACCATCATAGGAAAGAAAGGCAGTAGATTTTTCAGGAAGAGTCGAAGACACGAGATCTGA
- the LOC126631068 gene encoding uncharacterized protein LOC126631068, with the protein MNNNKGKAVAVSSPNVNDIDDDDGNGNISEDELDDDNNRSSGVSSTSIRFSSRNTSSKYDFVKVKVWLGDNADHYYVLSRFLLSRMLTVTKIPNYVAIKIALELKKLLIDNSLLDVSQSDLEVNLFKLMERRGYGEEYINRYKMMTRFHHQRVPLVILVCGTACVGKSTIATQLAQRLNLPNVLQTDMVYELLRTATDAPLTSTPVWARDFSSSEELITEFCRECRIVRKGLGGDMKKALKDGKPIIIEGIHLDPSIYLMEDDNKTQEQEKTQEADPVAIDGSKTQMENNSPSGSSSEVCNGTAHVSCKEGTPTNKVDEVSNHLEAIGLAGSVSEEKGESVTDPELSKSTYVKKEKSGTKPIIIPIVLNMAEFDHKALLEEEISTPTFSDKSIVQDKDKLIRNLKTIQDYLCSFNSQGLKVVNISATTFPQTLDWLHGYLLECIEHGISSVSNENSRQPAES; encoded by the exons ATGAACAACAACAAAGGCAAAGCAGTCGCCGTCTCAAGCCCCAACGTCAACGACATCGACGACGACGACGGCAACGGTAACATCAGCGAGGACGAATTGGACGACGACAACAACAGAAGCAGTGGCGTCTCTTCCACTTCCATCAGATTCTCGTCCCGCAACACTTCCTCCAAATACGACTTCGTCAAG GTGAAGGTCTGGCTGGGTGATAATGCAGACCACTACTACGTTCTGTCCAGATTTTTGCTCAGTCGAATGTTGACTGTCACCAAG ATCCCGAATTATGTAGCGATTAAAATAGCGCTGGAGCTCAAGAAGTTGCTGATTGACAACAGCCTGCTAGATGT TTCGCAGTCCGATTTGGAAGTGAATTTGTTTAAG CTTATGGAACGAAGGGGTTATGGGGAAGAGTACATAAATCGGTACAAGATGATGACCCG ATTTCACCATCAACGAGTGCCTTTAGTTATTCTTGTATGTGGAACTGCCTGTGTTGGAAAGTCGACCATTGCTACCCAACTCGCACAAAGACTAAATTTGCCTAATGTCTTGCAG ACGGATATGGTATATGAATTGCTGCGCACGGCAACAGA TGCACCGTTGACATCTACTCCTGTATGGGCACGAGATTTCAGCTCCTCTGAGGAATTAATTACTGAATTTTGTAGGGAATGCAGGATTGTCCGTAAAG GATTGGGTGGTGATATGAAGAAAGCTCTGAAAGATGGAAAGCCAATAATAATAGAG GGAATACATTTGGATCCAAGCATTTATTTAATGGAAGATGATAATAAAACACAAGAACAAGAGAAAACTCAGGAGGCAGACCCCGTTGCAATAGATGGCTCCAAAACACAGATGGAAAACAATTCTCCAAGTGGAAGTTCATCTGAAGTTTGCAATGGTACTGCACATGTCAGCTGCAAAGAAGGGACACCAACTAACAAGGTGGATGAAGTCTCGAATCACCTGGAAGCTATTGGTCTAGCCGGAAGTGTTTCTGAGGAAAAAG GTGAAAGTGTTACTGATCCAGAGTTGAGTAAAAGTACTTATGTTAAGAAAGAGAAGTCTGGTACTAAACCAATTATTATACCTATAGTTTTGAATATGGCTGAATTTGATCATAAG GCATTACTAGAAGAGGAGATCTCGACTCCTACATTTAGTGATAAATCTATAGTCCAg GATAAAGATAAGCTAATACGCAACTTAAAGACCATCCAGGACTatctttgttcattcaattcgCAG GGATTGAAAGTCGTCAATATATCAGCAACCACATTTCCGCAAACACTGGATTGGCTGCACGGTTATCTTCTTGAG TGTATAGAGCATGGTATTTCATCAGTGTCCAATGAAAATAGTAGGCAGCCTGCAGAAAGTTAG
- the LOC126632956 gene encoding structural maintenance of chromosomes protein 2-1-like, with the protein MRLKIRKLSTFREEREAEAEKAPRSRVFKSLTVRTPSIEIENPLGSWLSALGSRQKMYIKEVCLEGFKSYATRTVVPGFDPFFNAITGLNGSGKSNILDSICFVLGITNLQQVRAANLQELVYKQGQAGITKATVSIVFDNSDRARSPLGYEAHSEITVTRQIVVGGRNKYLINGKLAQPSQVQNLFHSVQLNVNNPHFLIMQGRITKVLNMKPPEILSMLEEAAGTRMYETKKEAALKTLEKKQSKVDEINTLLDQEILPALDKLRRERAQYMQWANGNADLDRLKRFCIAHEYVQAERIRDSAASELEQVKARISEVDDDMRKMKGEIQEMETQVSKLTAEKEARMGGEVKALSDKLDALSQDLVKEVSVLSNKEDTLGIENKNAEKIVNNIEDMKQSVKETDFAIRKAEEGAADLKKRAEELSQTLNEYEKDYQGVLAGKSSGNEEKCLEDQLGDAKVAVGNAETELKQLNTKISHCQRELKEKNKQLMSKCEEADAVKSELTARKRDLENLENALKSVPYKEGQMEALQKDRASELGEVQKLRDEMRNLSAQLSNVEFAYRDPVNNFDRSKVKGVVAKLIKVKDSSTMTALEVTAGGKLFNVVVDTESTGKQLLQNGNLRRRVTIIPLNKIQPYTVHPRVQQAASKLVGKENAELALSLVGYDNELKSAMEFVFGSTFVCKTVDAAKEVAFNKEIRTPSVTLEGDIFQPSGLLTGGSRKGGGDLLRQLHELAETEQKLSVHQRRLTEIEAKITELLPLQKKFMDIKAQLELKSYDLSLFQGRAEQNEHHKLGELVKRIEQELLEAQFAAKEKQLLYEDCVNKVSLLEKSIKENDNSREGRLKDLEKKIKETKTQMQSASKNLKGHENEKEKLIMEKEAVIKELASLKTQLASLRTQINNLVSEVEEQRAKVGCTRNIHDSAQSELNSIRMKMKDCDSQISGILKEQQTLQHKLSETNLERKKMENEVKRMEMEQKDCSTKVDRLVEKHAWIASEKQLFGKNGTDYDFSLRDPRNAREEFERLQAQQSGLEKRVNKKVMAMFEKAEDEYNDLMSKKNIIENDKSKIKKVIEELDEKKKETLKVTWVKVNSDFGSIFSTLLPGTMGKLEPPEGCSFLDGLEVRVAFGGVWKQSLSELSGGQRSLLALSLILALLLFKPAPLYILDEVDAALDLSHTQNIGRMIKTHFPHSQFIVVSLKEGMFNNANVLFRTKFVDGVSTVQRTAAAKHK; encoded by the exons ATGAGATTGAAAATTCGAAAACTTTCGACTTTCAGAGAGGAAAGAGAAGCAGAAGCAGAGAAAGCTCCTCGTTCTAGGGTTTTCAAATCTCTCACTGTCCGTACACCCTCCATTGAAATCGAAAACCCTCTCGGCTCTTGGCTCTCGGCTCTCGGCTCACGGCAGAAAATGTACATCAAGGAGGTATGCCTGGAGGGCTTCAAGTCCTACGCGACGAGGACGGTGGTGCCCGGCTTCGACCCCTTTTTCAACGCCATAACGGGTCTGAACGGGTCGGGCAAGTCCAACATCCTCGACTCCATCTGCTTCGTCTTGGGCATAACCAATTTGCAGCAGGTCCGCGCCGCCAACCTCCAGGAACTCGTCTACAAGCAGGGCCAGGCGGGAATCACCAAGGCCACGGTCTCCATCGTCTTCGACAATTCCGACCGCGCCCGTAGTCCCCTCGGATACGAGGCACATTCCGAAATCACCGTCACCCGTCAG ATTGTGGTTGGTGGAAGGAACAAGTATTTGATCAATGGGAAACTTGCACAGCCTAGTCAGGTCCAGAACCTTTTTCATTCAGTGCAGCTCAATGTTAACAACCCGCATTTTCTGATAATGCAAGGGCGCATTACCAAGGTTTTGAATATGAAACCACCCGAGATTCTCTCTATGCTTGAGGAGGCTGCTGGGACGAGAATGTATGAGACCAAGAAAGAGGCCGCTTTGAAGACACTTGAGAAGAAGCAGAGTAAAGTTGATGAGATCAATACGCTTCTTGATCAGGAGATACTGCCTGCCTTGGACAAGTTGAGGAGAGAAAGGGCCCAATATATGCAATGGGCTAATGGAAACGCTGACTTGGATCGCCTGAAAAGGTTTTGCATTGCACATGAATATGTTCAAGCAGAGAGAATTAGAGACAGTGCAGCGTCTGAGCTGGAACAAGTGAAGGCCAGGATTTCCGAGGTTGATGATGATATGAGAAAGATGAAGGGAGAAATACAGGAAATGGAGACACAAGTGTCGAAGTTGACTGCTGAAAAGGAGGCTAGAATGGGTGGAGAAGTAAAAGCTTTGTCTGACAAGTTAGATGCGCTTTCTCAAGATCTTGTGAAGGAAGTGTCTGTGTTGAGTAATAAAGAGGACACTCTTggtattgaaaataaaaatgctGAAAAG ATTGTTAACAATATTGAAGACATGAAGCAGTCTGTAAAAGAGACGGACTTTGCTATAAGAAAGGCTGAAGAAGGAGCAGCTGATTTGAAAAAGAGAGCAGAGGAACTTTCTCAGACACTGAATGAGTATGAAAAGGATTATCAG GGTGTACTAGCGGGCAAGAGCAGTGGAAATGAGGAGAAATGCCTCGAAGATCAACTGGGTGATGCCAAAGTAGCTGTTGGGAATGCTGAAACAGAACTAAAACAGCTGaacacaaaaataagtcattGTCAAAGGGAGttgaaagagaaaaataaacaacTAATGTCAAAATGTGAAGAAGCTGATGCGGTTAAGAGTGAACTTACTGCTAGAAAAAGAGATCTGGAAAATCTTGAAAATGCACTGAAGTCTGTTCCATATAAAGAGGGCCAGATGGAAGCATTACAAAAG GATCGTGCGTCTGAGTTGGGGGAGGTGCAGAAGTTGAGGGATGAAATGCGAAATCTTTCAGCTCAATTATCGAATGTTGAGTTTGCCTATCGGGATCCTGTGAATAACTTTGATAGGTCCAAGGTCAAGGGTGTAGTTGCAAAACTTATCAAAGTGAAGGATAGCTCCACCATGACTGCCTTAGAG GTTACTGCTGGTGGAaagttgtttaatgttgttgtAGACACAGAAAGTACAGGAAAACAACTTCTTCAGAATGGCAACCTTCGAAGAAGAGTAACAATTATACCTCTGAACAAAATACAACCGTATACTGTTCATCCTAGGGTTCAACAAGCTGCTTCTAAATTG GTTGGCAAGGAGAATGCAGAGCTTGCACTTTCTTTGGTTGGGTATGATAATGAATTGAAG AGTGCTATGGAATTCGTTTTTGGTTCAACCTTTGTTTGCAAAACCGTAGATGCTGCAAAGGAG GTTGCTTTTAACAAGGAAATTCGCACCCCAAGTGTCACTCTTGAAGGTGATATCTTTCAGCCTAGTGGCCTTTTGACTGGTGGAAGCCGCAA GGGTGGGGGTGATTTGTTAAGGCAACTTCACGAGCTGGCAGAGACTGAACAAAAACTTTCTGTGCATCAGAGAAGATTGACCGAAATTGAAGCTAAG ATTACAGAGCTTCTGCCTCTTCAGAAGAAGTTCATGGACATTAAAGCACAGTTGGAACTTAAATCCTATGACCTTTCATTATTCCAGGGCAGGGCTGAGCAAAATGAGCATCATAAG CTTGGTGAATTAGTAAAAAGGATTGAGCAGGAACTTCTAGAAGCACAATTTGCAGCAAAAGAAAAACAGCTGTTGTATGAAGATTGTGTGAATAAAGTTTCATTACTTGAGAAATcaatcaaagagaatgataATAGTCGGGAGGGAAGGCTCAAAGATCTTGAAAAGAagattaaagaaacaaaaactcaAATGCAATCAGCTTCAAAGAATCTCAAG GGTCATGAGAATGAAAAAGAGAAGCTTATTATGGAAAAGGAAGCTGTTATAAAGGAACTTGCATCTTTAAAGACTCAATTAGCTTCTTTGAGAACACAAATTAACAACCTAGTTTCAGAAGTGGAAGAACAGAGAGCAAAG GTAGGTTGTACAAGAAATATTCATGATAGTGCCCAATCTGAGCTTAACTCAATTCGTATGAAGATGAAGGATTGTGATTCCCAAATTAGTGGCATTCTTAAGGAGCAACAAACACTTCAGCATAAACTTAGTGAGACAAATCTTGAaaggaagaaaatggaaaatgag GTAAAACGAATGGAAATGGAGCAGAAAGATTGCTCTACCAAAGTTGATAGATTGGTAGAGAAACATGCCTGGATTGCATCTGAGAAACAGTTATTTGGTAAAAATGGGACTGATTATGATTTTTCCTTGCGGGATCCTCGTAATGCAAGGGAAGAATTTGAGAGACTGCAGGCCCAACAGTCTGG CCTTGAGAAAAGGGTGAATAAGAAAGTTATGGCCATGTTCGAGAAAGCAGAAGATGAGTACAATGACCTAATGTCTAAGAAGAACATCATTGAG AATGATAAGTCTAAGATCAAGAAGGTGATTGAAGAGCTGGatgagaaaaagaaggaaacacTGAAAGTTACTTGGGTAAAAGTTAACAG TGACTTTGGATCTATCTTTTCTACCCTTTTGCCTGGCACAATGGGAAAGCTTGAACCTCCTGAAGGGTGCAGCTTCTTAGATGGACTTGAGGTTCGTGTTGCATTTGGGGGTGTTTGGAAACAGTCCTTGTCAGAACTGAGTGGAGGTCAGCGATCTCTGCTTGCACTTTCTCTGATCTTGGCATTGCTTCTCTTCAAACCCGCCCCACTTTACATACTGGATGAG GTTGATGCGGCTCTTGATCTAAGCCACACGCAGAACATTGGAAGAATGATCAAAACTCATTTCCCCCACTCCCAG TTTATCGTGGTTTCGCTGAAAGAAGGCATGTTCAACAATGCCAACGTTCTTTTCCGAACGAAATTCGTGGATGGAGTTTCGACTGTTCAAAGGACTGCTGCAGCCAAGCACAAGTGA
- the LOC126632170 gene encoding probable aquaporin TIP5-1, protein MARIALTARLQKAITPSALRSYLAEFISTFFFVFTVVGSMMSSRKLMPDTASDPASLVMVAVANAFALSSAIYIAANVSGGHINPAVTFGMAVGGHISVLNAICYWISQMVASIMACLLLKVTTVGQHVPTYGITEEMTGFRASVLEGVLTFGLVYTVYVAGDRRHGAFGGVGPLAVGFMAGVNVLATGPFSGGSMNPACAFGSAVVAGSFRYQAVYWVGPLIGAAVAGLLYDNVVYPTQSPDSLTGFSSINVS, encoded by the exons ATGGCTAGGATTGCATTGACCGCTCGACTTCAGAAAGCAATCACTCCCAGCGCCCTCCGATCTTATCTTGCAGAGTTCATATCAACCTTCTTCTTCGTGTTCACCGTTGTTGGCTCCATGATGTCGTCAA GGAAGTTGATGCCGGATACTGCATCGGATCCAGCAAGTTTGGTGATGGTTGCCGTCGCCAACGCCTTCGCATTGTCCTCGGCCATTTACATTGCAGCCAACGTCTCTGGCGGCCACATCAATCCGGCAGTCACCTTCGGCATGGCGGTCGGAGGACACATTAGTGTCCTCAATGCCATCTGCTACTGGATTTCTCAGATGGTGGCTTCTATCATGGCATGCCTTCTCTTGAAAGTCACTACTGTTGGACag CATGTTCCGACCTACGGAATCACCGAAGAGATGACGGGTTTTAGGGCGTCGGTTTTGGAGGGCGTGCTGACATTTGGGCTGGTGTACACAGTTTATGTTGCCGGTGACCGAAGGCATGGTGCATTTGGGGGCGTTGGACCCCTGGCAGTTGGATTCATGGCAGGAGTCAATGTTTTAGCAACGGGGCCGTTCTCTGGTGGGTCTATGAACCCGGCTTGTGCATTCGGGTCGGCAGTCGTTGCCGGCAGTTTCAGGTACCAGGCGGTTTATTGGGTGGGGCCTCTGATTGGCGCGGCGGTTGCTGGACTACTGTATGATAATGTGGTGTACCCTACCCAATCTCCGGATTCTCTTACGGGATTTTCTTCGATTAATGTTTCTTAG